The following proteins are encoded in a genomic region of Glycine max cultivar Williams 82 chromosome 18, Glycine_max_v4.0, whole genome shotgun sequence:
- the LOC100784876 gene encoding E3 ubiquitin-protein ligase RING1, with protein sequence MAARYWCHMCSQMVNPIMDMEIRCPFCQSGFVEEMGNTPSSSSIPNTSESDFESDRALSLWAPILLGMMGNPRHPRRLRQIANDNGNRDYVDGVADHGRETEYDQEFESILRRRRNSATILQLLQGIRTGLASESYENTDGHDHDREREREREREHMILINPLNQTIIVQGSYESNRDQSDNHSSVGSLGDYFTGPGFDILLQHLAENDPNRYGTPPAQKEAIEALPTVIINENSQCSVCLDDFEVGSEAKEMPCKHRFHSGCILPWLELHSSCPVCRLQLPLDESKQDSDLSRDSRSQREDESIEHDNDEERDGEGRNASGGRRFSFPWPFNGLFSSSNSSSS encoded by the coding sequence ATGGCAGCAAGGTATTGGTGTCACATGTGCTCTCAAATGGTCAATCCCATCATGGATATGGAAATCAGATGCCCGTTTTGCCAAAGTGGATTTGTTGAAGAAATGGGTAACACCCCCAGTAGCAGCAGCATTCCCAATACATCAGAATCTGATTTTGAATCTGATCGGGCTCTCTCCCTTTGGGCGCCCATCTTGCTAGGCATGATGGGCAATCCACGTCATCCTAGAAGACTCAGACAAATAGCCAATGATAATGGTAATCGTGATTATGTTGATGGTGTAGCAGATCATGGTAGAGAAACTGAATATGATCAAGAGTTTGAGTCCATCCTTCGGAGGAGGAGAAACTCAGCTACCATTCTACAATTGCTCCAAGGTATAAGAACTGGACTGGCATCTGAATCATATGAGAATACTGATGGCCATGACCATGACagggaaagagaaagagaaagagaaagagagcaCATGATCTTGATCAATCCTTTAAATCAGACTATTATTGTTCAAGGTTCCTATGAGTCAAACCGGGATCAAAGTGATAATCATAGCTCCGTTGGGTCCCTGGGTGATTATTTCACAGGGCCGGGTTTCGATATATTGTTGCAACATTTGGCTGAGAATGATCCTAATAGGTATGGAACTCCACCTGCTCAGAAGGAGGCCATTGAAGCGCTGCCTACCGTCATAATCAATGAGAATTCGCAGTGTTCTGTGTGTCTGGATGATTTTGAAGTTGGTTCTGAAGCCAAAGAGATGCCTTGTAAACATAGGTTTCATAGTGGGTGTATCCTTCCCTGGCTGGAGCTTCATAGTTCTTGTCCAGTTTGCAGGCTTCAGTTGCCATTGGATGAGTCTAAGCAAGACTCTGATCTGTCAAGGGATAGCAGAAGCCAAAGGGAGGATGAAAGTATTGAACATGACAATGATGAAGAAAGAGATGGCGAAGGGAGAAATGCAAGTGGGGGTAGAAGATTCTCATTTCCATGGCCTTTCAATGGATTATTTTCTTCATCAAACTCTTCATCCTCTTAA